The following are encoded in a window of Arvicanthis niloticus isolate mArvNil1 chromosome 1, mArvNil1.pat.X, whole genome shotgun sequence genomic DNA:
- the Nphs1 gene encoding nephrin isoform X1 → MGTKGATVRGPGATPIHRTSRFTPLLLVGMLTTGLAQQPVPTSAPRGFWAVSENLTAVEGATVKLWCGVRAPGSVVQWSKDGLLLGPNPRIPGFPRYSLEGDSAKGEFHLLIEACDLSDDAEYECQVSRSELGPELVSPKVILSILVSPKVLLLTPEAGSTVTWIAGQEYVVTCVSGDAKPAPDITFIQSGQPVLDVSFNVNEGSEEKLLITEAEARVIPQSSDNGQLLVCEGSHPAMDTPIKTSFTMNILFPPGPPVIDWPGLNEGHVRAGENLELPCIARGGNPPATLQWLKNGKPVSIAWGTEHAQAVAHSVLVMTVRPEDHGAQLSCQSYNSVSAGTQERSITLQVTFPPSAITILGSVSQSENKNVTLCCLTKSSRPRVLLRWWLGGRQLLPTDETVMDGLHGGHISMSNLTLLVRREDNGLPLTCEAFSDAFSKETFKKSLTLNVKYPAQKLWIEGPPEGQYIRTGTRVRLVCLAIGGNPEPSLIWLKDSRPVSEPRQPQEPRRVQLGSVEKSGSTFSRELVLIIGPPDNRAKFSCKAGQLSASTQLVVQFPPTNLTILANSSALRPGDALNLTCVSISSNPPVNLSWDKEGERLEDVAAKPQSAPFKGSAASRSVFLRVSSRDHGHRVTCRAHSEALRETVSSFYRLNVLYPPEFLEEQVRAVTVVEQGQALLPVSVSANPTPEAFNWTFRGYRLSPAGGPRHRILSGGALQLWNVTRADDGFYQLHCENSEGTAEALLKLDVHYAPTIRALQDPTEVNVGGSVDIVCTVDANPILPEMFSWGRLGEEEEDLNLDDMEKMSKGSTGRLRIRQAKLSQAGAYQCIVDNGVAPAARGLVRLVVRFAPQVDQPTPLTKVAAAGDSTSSATLHCRARGVPNIDFTWTKNGVPLDLQDPRYTEHRYHQGVVHSSLLTIANVSAAQDYALFKCTATNALGSDHTNIQLVSISRPDPPLGLKVVSVSPHSVGLEWKPGFDGGLPQRFQIRYKALESPGFLYMDVLPAQATTFTLTGLKPSTQYRIWLLASNALGDSGLTDKGIQVSITTPGLDQAPEDTDHQLPTEQPPGPPKLPLLPVLFAVGGLLLLSNASCVGGLLWRRRLRRLAEEISEKTEAGSEEDRIRNEYEESQWTGDRDTRSSTVSTAEVDPHYYSMRDFSPQLPPTLEEVSYHQDTEDEDMAFPGHLYDEVERAYGPPGVWGPLYDEVQMDPFDLRWLEVKYGDPRGIYDQVAADMDAGEPGSLPFELRGHLV, encoded by the exons ATGGGCACTAAGGGGGCCACCGTCAGAGGTCCTGGGGCAACCCCAATACACAGAACTTCCAGATTCACTCCCCTGCTGCTCGTGGGAATGCTGACCACAG GCCTGGCCCAGCAGCCAGTCCCCACCTCAGCGCCTCGAGGCTTCTGGGCTGTGTCTGAAAACCTGACTGCTGTGGAAGGGGCGACAGTTAAGCTGTGGTGCGGGGTCAGGGCCCCTGGCAGTGTGGTGCAGTGGTCTAAGGATGGGCTGCTTCTGGGTCCAAACCCTAGGATCCCAGGCTTCCCAAGGTACAGCCTGGAAGGAGACAGCGCTAAAG GTGAGTTCCACCTGCTTATTGAAGCCTGCGACCTCAGCGATGACGCAGAGTACGAGTGCCAAGTCAGCCGCTCTGAGTTGGGTCCCGAGCTCGTGTCTCCCAAAGTAATCCTCTCCATCCTAG TTTCCCCCAAGGTGCTTCTGTTGACCCCCGAGGCAGGAAGCACAGTTACCTGGATAGCTGGGCAGGAGTATGTGGTCACCTGTGTGTCTGGGGATGCAAAACCAGCACCTGACATCACCTTCATTCAGA GTGGACAGCCTGTATTGGACGTCTCCTTCAACGTGAATGAGGGGTCAGAGGAGAAACTTCTCATCACAGAGGCCGAAGCCAG AGTGATACCCCAGAGCTCGGATAATGGGCAATTACTAGTCTGTGAGGGATCCCACCCAGCTATGGACACTCCCATAAAGACTTCATTCACCATGAATATTCTAT TCCCCCCAGGACCTCCTGTCATCGACTGGCCAGGCCTGAATGAGGGGCATGTACGGGCAGGGGAGAACCTGGAGTTGCCCTGCATAGCCAGAGGTGGAAATCCACCTGCTACCTTGCAGTGGCTGAAG AACGGTAAACCAGTGTCCATAGCTTGGGGCACAGAGCATGCCCAGGCTGTGGCTCACAGTGTGCTGGTGATGACTGTCCGACCTGAAGACCATGGAGCTCAGCTCAGCTGTCAGTCCTACAACAGCGTGTCTGCAGGGACCCAGGAGCGAAGCATCACACTGCAGGTCACCT TCCCCCCCAGTGCCATTACCATCCTGGGATCTGTATCACAGTCTGAGAACAAGAATGTGACCCTTTGCTGCCTTACCAAGTCCAGTCGCCCTCGGGTCCTGCTGCGATGGTGGTTGGGTGGACGGCAGTTGCTGCCCACGGATGAGACAGTCATGGAT GGACTTCATGGTGGTCACATCTCCATGTCCAATCTGACACTCTTAGTGCGGAGGGAAGACAATGGCCTGCCCCTCACCTGTGAAGCCTTCAGTGATGCCTTCAGCAAGGAAACCTTCAAGAAATCACTCACCTTGAATGTGAAAT accctgccCAGAAGCTGTGGATTGAGGGACCCCCAGAGGGGCAGTACATCCGGACTGGGACTCGGGTGAGGCTGGTATGCTTGGCCATTGGAGGCAACCCAGAACCCTCCCTCATCTGGCTTAAG GATTCGCGCCCGGTGAGCGAGCCACGGCAGCCCCAGGAGCCCCGGCGTGTGCAGCTGGGCAGTGTGGAGAAGTCCGGCAGCACTTTCTCCCGCGAGCTGGTGCTGATCATAGGTCCGCCGGACAACCGAGCCAAGTTCTCCTGCAAGGCGGGGCAGCTCAGTGCGTCTACGCAGCTGGTGGTGCAGT TTCCCCCAACCAACCTGACCATCCTGGCCAACTCATCCGCGCTGCGCCCAGGCGATGCTTTGAACTTGACCTGCGTCAGCATCAGCAGCAACCCCCCAGTCAACTTGTCTTGggacaaggaaggagagag GCTGGAAGATGTGGCCGCAAAACCCCAGAGCGCCCCGTTCAAAGGCTCCGCTGCATCCAGAAGTGTTTTTCTTCGGGTGTCATCCCGAGACCACGGTCACCGGGTCACCTGCCGGGCCCACAGTGAAGCACTTCGTGAAACTGTGAGCTCCTTCTACCGTCTCAACGTGTTGT ACCCTCCAGAGTTCCTGGAGGAGCAAGTGCGGGCAGTGACTGTGGTGGAGCAGGGCCAGGCGCTGCTGCCGGTGTCAGTGTCTGCTAACCCCACCCCGGAGGCCTTCAACTGGACCTTCCGAGGCTACCGCCTCAGCCCAG CTGGGGGTCCCCGGCACCGCATCCTGTCTGGAGGGGCTCTGCAGCTGTGGAATGTGACCCGAGCTGACGATGGCTTTTATCAGCTGCACTGCGAGAACTCAGAGGGCACTGCCGAGGCGCTGTTGAAGCTGGATGTGCATT ATGCTCCCACCATCCGTGCCCTCCAGGACCCTACTGAGGTGAATGTTGGGGGTTCTGTGGATATAGTCTGCACCGTTGATGCCAATCCCATCCTTCCAGAGATGTTCAGCTGGGGGAGACTG ggagaagaagaggaggatctGAACCTGGATGACATGGAGAAGATGTCAAAGGGATCCACGGGGCGTCTGCGGATTCGCCAGGCCAAACTGTCCCAGGCTGGTGCATACCAGTGCATCGTGGACAATGGGGTGGCTCCTGCAGCCAGAGGACTTGTTCGTCTTGTCGTCCGAT TTGCCCCCCAGGTGGATCAGCCTACCCCCCTAACAAAGGTGGCTGCCGCTGGGGACAGCACAAGTTCAGCTACACTCCACTGCCGTGCCCGGGGTGTCCCCAACATCGACTTCACTTGGACCAAAAATGGGGTCCCTCTGGATCTCCAAGACCCCAG GTACACAGAACACAGGTACCACCAGGGTGTTGTCCACAGCAGCCTCCTGACCATTGCTAACGTGTCTGCAGCCCAGGACTATGCCCTCTTCAAGTGCACAGCCACCAATGCCCTTGGTTCAGACCACACCAACATCCAGCTTGTCAGCATCA GCCGCCCTGACCCTCCGCTGGGACTGAAGGTTGTGAGCGTGAGCCCTCACTCGGTAGGACTGGAATGGAAGCCTGGCTTCGATGGGGGTCTGCCTCAGAGGTTCCAAATCAG GTACAAGGCCCTCGAGAGCCCAGGATTCCTCTACATGGATGTCCTACCTGCACAGGCCACCACCTTCACACTGACCGGGCTGAAGCCCTCTACACAATACAGGATCTGGCTGTTGGCCAGCAATGCCCTGGGGGACAGTGGATTGACGGACAAGGGGATCCAGGTCTCCATCACTACTCCAG GCCTGGACCAGGCTCCTGAAGACACAGATCACCAGCTGCCCACAGAGCAGCCTCCGG GACCCCCGAAGCTGCCCCTGCTGCCTGTGCTCTTTGCAGTTGGTGGTCTTCTGTTGCTTTCCAATGCCTCCTGTGTTGGGGGACTCCTCTGGCGGAGAAGACTGAGGCGCCTTGCTGAGG AGatctcagagaagacagaggcagg GTCGGAGGAGGACCGAATAAGGAATGAATATGAGGAGAGTCAGTGGACTGGGGACCGGGACACAAGAAGCTCCACG GTTAGCACAGCCGAAGTGGACCCACATTACTACTCCATGAGGGACTTCAGCCCCCAGCTTCCCCCAACACTGGAGGAGGTGTCATATCACCAAG ATACTGAAGATGAGGACATGGCCTTCCCTGGACACCTGTATGATGAGGTGGAGAGAGCCTATGGCCCGCCTGGGGTCTGGGGACCCCTCTATGATGAAGTCCAAATG
- the Nphs1 gene encoding nephrin isoform X2, with the protein MGTKGATVRGPGATPIHRTSRFTPLLLVGMLTTGLAQQPVPTSAPRGFWAVSENLTAVEGATVKLWCGVRAPGSVVQWSKDGLLLGPNPRIPGFPRYSLEGDSAKGEFHLLIEACDLSDDAEYECQVSRSELGPELVSPKVILSILVSPKVLLLTPEAGSTVTWIAGQEYVVTCVSGDAKPAPDITFIQSGQPVLDVSFNVNEGSEEKLLITEAEARVIPQSSDNGQLLVCEGSHPAMDTPIKTSFTMNILFPPGPPVIDWPGLNEGHVRAGENLELPCIARGGNPPATLQWLKNGKPVSIAWGTEHAQAVAHSVLVMTVRPEDHGAQLSCQSYNSVSAGTQERSITLQVTFPPSAITILGSVSQSENKNVTLCCLTKSSRPRVLLRWWLGGRQLLPTDETVMDGLHGGHISMSNLTLLVRREDNGLPLTCEAFSDAFSKETFKKSLTLNVKYPAQKLWIEGPPEGQYIRTGTRVRLVCLAIGGNPEPSLIWLKDSRPVSEPRQPQEPRRVQLGSVEKSGSTFSRELVLIIGPPDNRAKFSCKAGQLSASTQLVVQFPPTNLTILANSSALRPGDALNLTCVSISSNPPVNLSWDKEGERLEDVAAKPQSAPFKGSAASRSVFLRVSSRDHGHRVTCRAHSEALRETVSSFYRLNVLYPPEFLEEQVRAVTVVEQGQALLPVSVSANPTPEAFNWTFRGYRLSPAGGPRHRILSGGALQLWNVTRADDGFYQLHCENSEGTAEALLKLDVHYAPTIRALQDPTEVNVGGSVDIVCTVDANPILPEMFSWGRLGEEEEDLNLDDMEKMSKGSTGRLRIRQAKLSQAGAYQCIVDNGVAPAARGLVRLVVRFAPQVDQPTPLTKVAAAGDSTSSATLHCRARGVPNIDFTWTKNGVPLDLQDPRYTEHRYHQGVVHSSLLTIANVSAAQDYALFKCTATNALGSDHTNIQLVSISRPDPPLGLKVVSVSPHSVGLEWKPGFDGGLPQRFQIRYKALESPGFLYMDVLPAQATTFTLTGLKPSTQYRIWLLASNALGDSGLTDKGIQVSITTPGLDQAPEDTDHQLPTEQPPGPPKLPLLPVLFAVGGLLLLSNASCVGGLLWRRRLRRLAEEISEKTEAGSEEDRIRNEYEESQWTGDRDTRSSTVSTAEVDPHYYSMRDFSPQLPPTLEEVSYHQDTEDEDMAFPGHLYDEVERAYGPPGVWGPLYDEVQMEKT; encoded by the exons ATGGGCACTAAGGGGGCCACCGTCAGAGGTCCTGGGGCAACCCCAATACACAGAACTTCCAGATTCACTCCCCTGCTGCTCGTGGGAATGCTGACCACAG GCCTGGCCCAGCAGCCAGTCCCCACCTCAGCGCCTCGAGGCTTCTGGGCTGTGTCTGAAAACCTGACTGCTGTGGAAGGGGCGACAGTTAAGCTGTGGTGCGGGGTCAGGGCCCCTGGCAGTGTGGTGCAGTGGTCTAAGGATGGGCTGCTTCTGGGTCCAAACCCTAGGATCCCAGGCTTCCCAAGGTACAGCCTGGAAGGAGACAGCGCTAAAG GTGAGTTCCACCTGCTTATTGAAGCCTGCGACCTCAGCGATGACGCAGAGTACGAGTGCCAAGTCAGCCGCTCTGAGTTGGGTCCCGAGCTCGTGTCTCCCAAAGTAATCCTCTCCATCCTAG TTTCCCCCAAGGTGCTTCTGTTGACCCCCGAGGCAGGAAGCACAGTTACCTGGATAGCTGGGCAGGAGTATGTGGTCACCTGTGTGTCTGGGGATGCAAAACCAGCACCTGACATCACCTTCATTCAGA GTGGACAGCCTGTATTGGACGTCTCCTTCAACGTGAATGAGGGGTCAGAGGAGAAACTTCTCATCACAGAGGCCGAAGCCAG AGTGATACCCCAGAGCTCGGATAATGGGCAATTACTAGTCTGTGAGGGATCCCACCCAGCTATGGACACTCCCATAAAGACTTCATTCACCATGAATATTCTAT TCCCCCCAGGACCTCCTGTCATCGACTGGCCAGGCCTGAATGAGGGGCATGTACGGGCAGGGGAGAACCTGGAGTTGCCCTGCATAGCCAGAGGTGGAAATCCACCTGCTACCTTGCAGTGGCTGAAG AACGGTAAACCAGTGTCCATAGCTTGGGGCACAGAGCATGCCCAGGCTGTGGCTCACAGTGTGCTGGTGATGACTGTCCGACCTGAAGACCATGGAGCTCAGCTCAGCTGTCAGTCCTACAACAGCGTGTCTGCAGGGACCCAGGAGCGAAGCATCACACTGCAGGTCACCT TCCCCCCCAGTGCCATTACCATCCTGGGATCTGTATCACAGTCTGAGAACAAGAATGTGACCCTTTGCTGCCTTACCAAGTCCAGTCGCCCTCGGGTCCTGCTGCGATGGTGGTTGGGTGGACGGCAGTTGCTGCCCACGGATGAGACAGTCATGGAT GGACTTCATGGTGGTCACATCTCCATGTCCAATCTGACACTCTTAGTGCGGAGGGAAGACAATGGCCTGCCCCTCACCTGTGAAGCCTTCAGTGATGCCTTCAGCAAGGAAACCTTCAAGAAATCACTCACCTTGAATGTGAAAT accctgccCAGAAGCTGTGGATTGAGGGACCCCCAGAGGGGCAGTACATCCGGACTGGGACTCGGGTGAGGCTGGTATGCTTGGCCATTGGAGGCAACCCAGAACCCTCCCTCATCTGGCTTAAG GATTCGCGCCCGGTGAGCGAGCCACGGCAGCCCCAGGAGCCCCGGCGTGTGCAGCTGGGCAGTGTGGAGAAGTCCGGCAGCACTTTCTCCCGCGAGCTGGTGCTGATCATAGGTCCGCCGGACAACCGAGCCAAGTTCTCCTGCAAGGCGGGGCAGCTCAGTGCGTCTACGCAGCTGGTGGTGCAGT TTCCCCCAACCAACCTGACCATCCTGGCCAACTCATCCGCGCTGCGCCCAGGCGATGCTTTGAACTTGACCTGCGTCAGCATCAGCAGCAACCCCCCAGTCAACTTGTCTTGggacaaggaaggagagag GCTGGAAGATGTGGCCGCAAAACCCCAGAGCGCCCCGTTCAAAGGCTCCGCTGCATCCAGAAGTGTTTTTCTTCGGGTGTCATCCCGAGACCACGGTCACCGGGTCACCTGCCGGGCCCACAGTGAAGCACTTCGTGAAACTGTGAGCTCCTTCTACCGTCTCAACGTGTTGT ACCCTCCAGAGTTCCTGGAGGAGCAAGTGCGGGCAGTGACTGTGGTGGAGCAGGGCCAGGCGCTGCTGCCGGTGTCAGTGTCTGCTAACCCCACCCCGGAGGCCTTCAACTGGACCTTCCGAGGCTACCGCCTCAGCCCAG CTGGGGGTCCCCGGCACCGCATCCTGTCTGGAGGGGCTCTGCAGCTGTGGAATGTGACCCGAGCTGACGATGGCTTTTATCAGCTGCACTGCGAGAACTCAGAGGGCACTGCCGAGGCGCTGTTGAAGCTGGATGTGCATT ATGCTCCCACCATCCGTGCCCTCCAGGACCCTACTGAGGTGAATGTTGGGGGTTCTGTGGATATAGTCTGCACCGTTGATGCCAATCCCATCCTTCCAGAGATGTTCAGCTGGGGGAGACTG ggagaagaagaggaggatctGAACCTGGATGACATGGAGAAGATGTCAAAGGGATCCACGGGGCGTCTGCGGATTCGCCAGGCCAAACTGTCCCAGGCTGGTGCATACCAGTGCATCGTGGACAATGGGGTGGCTCCTGCAGCCAGAGGACTTGTTCGTCTTGTCGTCCGAT TTGCCCCCCAGGTGGATCAGCCTACCCCCCTAACAAAGGTGGCTGCCGCTGGGGACAGCACAAGTTCAGCTACACTCCACTGCCGTGCCCGGGGTGTCCCCAACATCGACTTCACTTGGACCAAAAATGGGGTCCCTCTGGATCTCCAAGACCCCAG GTACACAGAACACAGGTACCACCAGGGTGTTGTCCACAGCAGCCTCCTGACCATTGCTAACGTGTCTGCAGCCCAGGACTATGCCCTCTTCAAGTGCACAGCCACCAATGCCCTTGGTTCAGACCACACCAACATCCAGCTTGTCAGCATCA GCCGCCCTGACCCTCCGCTGGGACTGAAGGTTGTGAGCGTGAGCCCTCACTCGGTAGGACTGGAATGGAAGCCTGGCTTCGATGGGGGTCTGCCTCAGAGGTTCCAAATCAG GTACAAGGCCCTCGAGAGCCCAGGATTCCTCTACATGGATGTCCTACCTGCACAGGCCACCACCTTCACACTGACCGGGCTGAAGCCCTCTACACAATACAGGATCTGGCTGTTGGCCAGCAATGCCCTGGGGGACAGTGGATTGACGGACAAGGGGATCCAGGTCTCCATCACTACTCCAG GCCTGGACCAGGCTCCTGAAGACACAGATCACCAGCTGCCCACAGAGCAGCCTCCGG GACCCCCGAAGCTGCCCCTGCTGCCTGTGCTCTTTGCAGTTGGTGGTCTTCTGTTGCTTTCCAATGCCTCCTGTGTTGGGGGACTCCTCTGGCGGAGAAGACTGAGGCGCCTTGCTGAGG AGatctcagagaagacagaggcagg GTCGGAGGAGGACCGAATAAGGAATGAATATGAGGAGAGTCAGTGGACTGGGGACCGGGACACAAGAAGCTCCACG GTTAGCACAGCCGAAGTGGACCCACATTACTACTCCATGAGGGACTTCAGCCCCCAGCTTCCCCCAACACTGGAGGAGGTGTCATATCACCAAG ATACTGAAGATGAGGACATGGCCTTCCCTGGACACCTGTATGATGAGGTGGAGAGAGCCTATGGCCCGCCTGGGGTCTGGGGACCCCTCTATGATGAAGTCCAAATG